A region from the Pelecanus crispus isolate bPelCri1 chromosome 11, bPelCri1.pri, whole genome shotgun sequence genome encodes:
- the ZC3H7A gene encoding zinc finger CCCH domain-containing protein 7A, which translates to MSNVSEERSTRQQDIKKGLQFIESTLPYPGTQEQYELFIRELVRNLFNEGNDVYREGDWRGSLSHYTEAINIADYANSEEIHVSDDILEKLHVNRIACFSNMGLHDKVLEDCETALRLNENNFRALYRKAKALNELGRYKKAYDAVAKCSLAVPQDESVIKLTQELAQKLGLKIRKAYVRAKPPSSNSVSSDVSTQNSSSVEDIELDLSDQKQEMVSAASSSNFVSEVSKVSVPVPSLSSVMPLQVEKVSLPSAVLANGGNVSFSMPEACLDCGDGDIIIGEELDELLDSVPDPDESVMQTTGARGPIPAGSVAPSVPFSASLLGTLPVSAGFVPSPSLSEIFSQPLASSLENFCSPLSTFSISDPKRDLSSSASRDGTPTLSSNNSPLFINGPSSLFGSENYMGIAGQTRNDFSNVFSSATANIPVSSALAGRNPLEGTHELRQACQLCFVKKGPKLLDYAYHPSLEHKCKKDILIGRIKNSEDKSWKKIRPRPTKTQYVGPYYICKDVAAEEECRYPGHCTFAYCQEEIDVWTLERKGAFSREALFGGNGKINLTVSRLLQEHHGLFMFLCEKCFDHKPRIISKRNKDNSSSCSHPAMHDFEDNKCLVHILRETMVKYSKIRPFQVRCQLDLCRHEVHYGCLREDKCFYAHSLVELKVWIMQKETGISHDTIVQESKKYWQNMEASAHGSQMLGNQMKYGSLNLKMKFVCGQCWRNGQVNEPDRNKKYCSAKARHPWTKDRRVVLVMSNERKKWMTIRPLPAKKQVPLQFDLCNHIASGKKCQYDGNCSFAHSPEEREMWTYMKENSIQDLEQLYDIWLKSQKPEKGDDTAAQANKENGKQIHMPTDYAEVTVDFHCWMCGKNCNSEKQWQGHISSEKHKEKVFHTEDDQNCWQYRFPTGYFSICDRYMAGTCTEGNNCKFAHGNAELHEWEERRQVLRMKLSKARKDHLIAPSDNDFGKYSFLFKDLN; encoded by the exons ATGTCCAATGTGTCAGAAGAGAGAAGCACTAGACAACAGGACATTAAGAAAGGACTCCAGTTTATAGA atcTACTTTGCCCTATCCAGGGACACAAGAACAATATGAG TTATTTATACGAGAGCTTGTTAGAAATCTTTTTAATGAAGGGAATGATGTATATCGAGAAGGTGATTGGAGAGGATCACTGAGTCACTATACAGAAGCTATAAATATAGCTGATTATGCTAATTCTGAAGAAATCCATGTTTCTGATGATATTTTAGAGAAGCTGCATGTGAACAGGATAGCATGTTTTTCCAATATG gGATTGCATGATAAAGTTCTAGAAGACTGTGAGACAGCATTAAGAttgaatgaaaacaatttcagaGCTCTCTATcggaaagcaaaagctttgaATGAGCTGGGAAGGTATAAGAAGGCTTATGATGCTGTAGCAAAATGTTCTCTTGCTGTGCCGCAG GATGAAAGTGTGATTAAGCTTACCCAAGAACTAGCTCAAAAACTAGgcttaaaaataaggaaagcatATGTAAGAGCAAAg CCACCCTCCTCAAATTCAGTTTCTAGTGATGTATCAACTCAG AATTCTTCTTCTGTAGAAGATATTGAGTTAG ATTTATCTGACCAGAAGCAAGAGAtggtttctgctgcttcttcatcaAACTTTGTTTCCGAAGTGTCTAAAGTGTCAGTACCTGTACCATCTTTATCTTCTGTTATGCCTCTTCAAGTGGAAAAGgtttctttgccttctgcagTGTTGGCAAATGGAGGGAATGTTTCTTTCTCTATGCCAGAAGCATGTTTAGATTGTGGAGATGGAGATATAATTATTGGGGAAGAACTTGATGAATTACTTGATTCTGTGCCTGATCCAGATGAAAGTGTAATG caaactACAGGAGCCAGAGGACCTATTCCTGCGGGAAGTGTAGCTCCTAGTGtacctttctctgcctctttgtTGGGGACACTGCCAGTTAGTGCAGGATTTGTTCCTTCACcttctctttcagaaatctTTTCACAGCCTTTGGCTTCTTCACTGGAAAATTTTTGTTCACCATTAAGCACCTTTTCAATCAGTGACCCAAAAAGAG aCCTCTCAAGTTCAGCTTCTAGGGATGGAACCCCAACACTTAGCAGCAATAATTCCCCATTGTTT ATAAATGGCCCTAGTAGTTTGTTTGGATCCGAAAATTACATGGGAATTGCAGGCCAAACTagaaatgacttttcaaatgtttttagcAGTGCAACTGCTAATATACCTGTATCTTCAGCACTTGCGGGAAGAAACCCATTAGAAGGCACACATGAGCTAAGACAGGCCTGCCAGTTATGTTTTGTCAAAAAAG GTCCTAAATTATTGGATTACGCTTACCATCCCAGTTTAGAACATAAATGTAAGAAGGATATTCTAATTGGCAGAATAAAAAACTCTGAAGATAAATCATGGAAGAAAATACGTCCAAGACCAACAAAGACACAGTATGTGGGACCATATTATATATGTAAAG ATGTTGCTGCTGAAGAGGAATGCAGATATCCAGGTCACTGCACGTTTGCGTATTGCCAAGAGGAGATAGATGTGTGGACACTGGAGCGCAAAGGAGCCTTTAGTCGAGAAGCTCTGTTTGGAGGAAATGGAAAGATCAATTTGACTGTGTCCCGACTTCTTCAAGAACATCATGGattatttatgtttctttgtGAG AAATGTTTTGATCACAAACCCAGAATAATAAGCAAAAGGAACAAGGATAACTCATCTTCTTGTTCTCACCCTGCTATGCATGACTTTGAAGATAACAA gtGCCTTGTCCACATTTTGCGAGAAACTATGGTGAAATATTCCAAAATCCGCCCTTTTCAAGTTCGATGTCAGCTTGACCTGTGCAGACATGAGGTGCATTATGGCTGCTTACGAGAGGATAAATGCTTTTATGCTCACAGTCTGGTAGAGCTTAAAGTCTGGATAATGCAAAAGGAAACAG GTATTTCACATGATACTATTGTTCAAGAATCAAAGAAATATTGGCAGAACATGGAGGCTAGTGCACATGGATCacag ATGCTTGGGAACCAAATGAAATATGGATCACTTAATTTGAAGATGAAGTTTGTTTGTGGTCAGTGCTGGAGAAATGGTCAAGTTAATGAGccagacagaaacaaaaaatactgtagTGCAAAGGCAAGACACCC aTGGACCAAAGATCGCCGTGTGGTGCTAGTAATGTCTAATGAACGTAAGAAGTGGATGACCATTCGTCCTCTTCCCGCAAAGAAACAAGTGCCTCTGCAATTTGAT TTGTGCAATCATATTGCTTCAGGCAAGAAATGTCAGTATGATGGAAACTGCTCATTTGCTCACAGTCCTGAGGAAAGAGAGATGTGGACCTATATGAAGGAGAACAGCA TTCAAGACTTGGAGCAGTTGTATGACATATGGCTAAAAAgtcaaaaaccagaaaaaggagATGATACAGCTGCTCaggcaaacaaagaaaatgggaagcaaATTCACATGCCGACTGACTATGCTGAAGTTACA GTGGATTTTCACTGTTGGATGTGTGGGAAGAACTGTAATAGTGAGAAGCAATGGCAGGGtcacatttcttctgaaaagcataAAGAGAAGGTTTTCCACACTGAGGACGATCAAAACTGCTGGCAGTATCGATTTCCAACCGGATATTTTAGCATTTGTGATAG ATATATGGCTGGTACTTGCACTGAAGGAAACAACTGTAAATTTGCCCATGGAAATGCTGAACTGCATGAGTGGGAAGAACGAAGACAAGTTTTAAGAATGAAGCTcagcaaagcaagaaaagacCACTTGATTGCTCCCAGTGATAATGACTTTGGAAAATatagttttttgtttaaagatttAAACTAA